In a single window of the Mus musculus strain C57BL/6J chromosome 6, GRCm38.p6 C57BL/6J genome:
- the Samd9l gene encoding sterile alpha motif domain-containing protein 9-like isoform X1 has translation MSGQVTQPKLIKDWTKEHVRKWVTEDLNIVEKYAQILFKEEVTGMVLQELTEEDLREMGLPRGPALLIKRMYNKLISSPESHNQDSRELNDKKLSTKEQQTKTKNEEENSVSSNSDHGLRETGQNEEQEPSLTKENMLGDVVTKDMEDNKPKPEQMSCTPYPFDSFCDVKQYIEHSILRVAETGPLNLIDPIHEFKAFTNTKKATEEDIKMKFSNETFRFAAACMNSRTNGTIHFGVKDKPHGEIVGVQVTSKDIFVNHFNTMITKYFEDSEISEARACIREPRFVEVLLQNNTQSNRFVIEVDVIPRHSICQEKYFYIMMQSSTGKTWKQSKDTSLFVREGASSKNILGNPNQRDREFKKFLEDLKMWTASRKAAEEELRMVTKKESEGLKLSKLLTRHQGSLDESYYDWYILVTNTCAPTQLEHLEFIKEMKLFAVLDFDPYSHIKGVVKAYRESRIANLHLPSHYEEKTTIAEKISTLKLYEQPSWIFCNGRVDLSCQPLEPHLWQRDRASGVRRLISFLTDENIIVKGKVLVVFLLLSPIENQKDPLIETFCAFYQVFNGMDNMLCICVNSAIYQQWSDLLQVRLEIKDDLAKHSISTLNIELVNNTILKLKSVIQSSRRFLPSCGSSSVILEKMDEDIMSALEILCENECKDTDIEKDESQFLEFKKSREEHFYRGGRVSWWNFYFSSENYSSAFVKRDSFEELTTLIQQCADSPKPVFVKVINLYHHPGCGGTTLAMHVLWDLKQKFRCAVLKNKATDFVEIGEQVSKLMSYKATSHEDFIPVLLLVDDFEEQENAYILQNAINAFIAEKGLRYEKTLVIILNCMRSQNPDESAKLANSISLKYQLSPKEQRAFEAKLQEIEKEHKNCENFYSFMILKGNFDTTYIKNVVKNTLKDLDAKSRRAQLISYLALLNSYVTDSTISVSQCEIFLGITYTKKYGKPETVEKNMGTYSTLLIRTEVSDYGRYTGIRIIHPLIATHCLKELEMSYRMDKCQIALNMLEENVLYDSGLGRDKFKYDVQTLLLTRQRKEHGAETDTLFSPLIEELQNEETEKVLIAGSDRFPQNAFICQALARHFYIKEKNFSTALVWANLAKRKAPKNSYISDTLGQVYKSELKQWLGKNKTCGNISVDDLAYFLEVAEKASKAFKESQNQSDSKDYGTEAWSPQNSQRRYDTFNTAGFFGEIEVGLDTIQLLQLTPLFHKENEISKESMAEFLSGKGTILSDPKGEYCVVLSKFTSLLQNLHSDLERCFHFFGDYMGFLKPRNTPKELTELLLSKKVSRCFKKYVELFCHLDTNLVQGKEDLLLQKENCRKRIQAWRADTFSGLLEYLNPNHKEANNIENIVGNYTFLLQDILNKQLSKVLTKDIQNFILANIILSCLKPSSKYILPFSTLKKKLREVLQIVGLTHSYPDPYFLACLLFWPENKELDEDSTLIEKYVSSLNRSFRRQYKHMCRSRQPSTLFYLGQKKGLNSLVHKAEIERYFSEVQDSNSFWHSGVVWEKREVKDLLRLLDGQAEGKLISLEYGTEAKIKIPVTSVYSAPLRSGRNIERVSFYLGFSIEGPLAYGIKVI, from the coding sequence ATGAGTGGACAAGTAACTCAACCAAAATTGATCAAAGACTGGACCAAAGAACATGTAAGAAAATGGGTTACTGAAGATCTTAACATTGTTGAGAAATATGCTCAAATCTTGTTCAAAGAAGAGGTAACAGGGATGGTCCTGCAGGAATTAACTGAAGAGGATCTTAGAGAAATGGGCTTGCCACGGGGTCCAGCACTTCTGATAAAACGCATGTATAACAAACTAATTAGTTCCCCTGAAAGTCACAATCAAGATTCCAGAGAATTAAATGATAAAAAACTCTCAACAAAAGAACAGCAAACAAAGAccaaaaatgaggaagaaaactCAGTTTCATCCAACAGTGATCATGGTCTCAGGGAGACAGGGCAGAATGAAGAACAAGAACCAAGTCTTACGAAAGAAAACATGTTAGGTGATGTGGTGACTAAAGACATGGAAGATAATAAGCCCAAACCAGAACAGATGTCTTGCACGCCATACCCTTTTGATTCTTTTTGTGATGTCAAACAATACATAGAACATTCTATTCTACGTGTTGCTGAGACAGGGCCACTCAATCTCATTGACCCAATACATGAATTCAAAGCCTTTACAAACACAAAGAAAGCCACAGAAGAggacataaaaatgaaatttagcaATGAGACTTTCCGATTTGCAGCAGCTTGTATGAATTCACGTACCAATGGCACTATTCATTTTGGAGTAAAAGACAAACCACACGGGGAAATTGTTGGTGTGCAAGTCACCAGTAAAGATATCTTTGTTAACCATTTCAACACAATGATCACGAAGTATTTTGAAGACAGTGAAATCAGTGAAGCCAGGGCTTGTATCCGGGAACCACGGTTCGTGGAAGTCCTTTTGCAGAATAATACACAATCTAATAGATTTGTCATTGAGGTAGATGTTATTCCCAGACATTCTATATGTCAAGAAAAGTATTTCTACATTATGATGCAAAGTAGCACAGGCAAAACATGGAAACAAAGCAAAGATACTTCATTGTTTGTAAGAGAAGGAGCTAGCTCTAAGAATATCCTGGGCAATCCCAACCAACGGGATAGAGAGTTCAAGAAATTTCTAGAGGATTTAAAGATGTGGACAGCGTCTAGAAAAGCGGCCGAAGAAGAACTTAGAATGGTAACTAAGAAAGAGAGTGAAGGACTAAAACTGTCTAAACTTTTGACCAGACACCAAGGCTCACTTGATGAATCTTACTATGATTGGTACATTCTTGTAACAAATACCTGTGCACCAACTCAATTAGAGCACTTAGAGTTCATAAAGGAAATGAAATTGTTTGCTGTGCTAGATTTTGATCCTTATTCTCACATCAAGGGAGTGGTCAAAGCTTACAGAGAAAGCAGAATAGCAAACCTTCACCTGCCCAGTCACTATGAGGAAAAAACTACCATAGCAGAGAAAATTTCTACTCTGAAACTTTATGAGCAACCTAGCTGGATCTTCTGCAATGGCAGAGTAGACTTGTCATGTCAACCTCTAGAGCCACATTTATGGCAGAGAGATAGAGCTTCTGGGGTTAGAAGACTTATTTCATTCCTCACAGACGAAAATATCATAGTAAAAGGGAAGGTTTTGGTGGTGTTCCTCTTACTTTCTCCCATAGAAAACCAAAAAGATCCACTCATTGAGACTTTTTGTGCTTTCTATCAAGTTTTCAATGGAATGGACAATATGTTGTGTATCTGTGTCAACTCAGCTATCTACCAACAATGGAGTGATCTACTACAAGTAAGACTGGAAATCAAAGATGATCTGGCAAAACATAGCATTTCCACTTTAAACATAGAACTAGTCAACAATACCATCCTCAAACTGAAATCAGTGATTCAATCTTCAAGGAGATTTTTGCCCTCCTGTGGCTCCTCCTCTGTTATTCTGGAGAAAATGGATGAAGATATCATGAGTGCATTGGAAATCCTCTGTGAAAATGAGTGTaaagacacagacatagagaaaGATGAATCTCAATTCCTAGAATTTAAGAAATCAAGAGAAGAACACTTTTATCGAGGAGGCAGAGTATCCTGGTggaatttctatttttcttctgaaaactaTTCTTCAGCTTTTGTAAAAAGGGATAGTTTTGAAGAGCTAACAACATTAATACAACAGTGTGCAGACTCTCCTAAACCAGTGTTTGTCAAAGTCATCAACCTGTACCATCACCCAGGCTGTGGAGGTACTACGTTGGCGATGCATGTTCTCTGGGACTTAAAGCAGAAGTTTCGGTgtgctgtcttgaaaaacaaagcaactgATTTTGTAGAGATTGGAGAACAAGTAAGCAAGCTAATGAGCTACAAGGCTACCAGCCACGAGGACTTCATTCCCGTTCTTCTCCTTGTGGATGATTTCGAAGAACAAGAGAACGCCTATATTCTGCAGAATGCCATCAATGCCTTTATAGCAGAAAAGGGTCTGAGATATGAAAAAACATTAGTCATAATCCTGAACTGCATGAGATCTCAGAATCCAGATGAAAGTGCAAAGTTAGCAAATAGCATTTCACTAAAATACCAACTTTCTCCAAAAGAACAAAGAGCCTTTGAGGCCAAACTACAGGAAATTGAAAAGGAGCATAAGAACTGTGAAAACTTTTATTCGTTCATGATCTTGAAAGGCAACTTTGATACAACTTACATAAAGAATGTAGTGAAGAATACTCTGAAGGACCTGGATGCTAAAAgcaggagggcccagctcatttcTTACCTGGCATTACTCAACTCTTATGTTACAGATTCTACCATTTCAGTATCACAGTGTGAAATATTTTTGGGAATCACTTACACCAAGAAATATGGGAAACCTGAAACTGTAGAAAAGAACATGGGAACCTATTCCACACTTCTAATAAGAACTGAAGTTTCAGATTATGGGAGGTACACTGGTATACGTATCATTCACCCTCTAATTGCCACCCACTGTTTAAAAGAACTGGAAATGAGCTACAGAATGGATAAGTGTCAGATTGCACTAAATATGCTAGAAGAGAATGTATTGTATGATTCTGGTCTAGGAAGGGACAAATTTAAATATGATGTGCAAACTCTATTGCTTACAAGACAACGCAAGGAACATGGAGCTGAAACAGACACTCTCTTTTCCCCATTGATTGAAGAATTGCAGAATGAGGAAACTGAAAAGGTCTTGATCGCAGGAAGTGATCGATTCCCACAAAATGCATTCATTTGTCAAGCTTTAGCAAGACACTTCTATATTAAAGAGAAGAACTTTAGCACTGCTTTAGTCTGGGCAAATCTGGCCAAAAGGAAAGCACCTAAGAATTCTTATATTTCAGATACACTTGGTCAAGTTTACAAAAGTGAGCTCAAACAGTGGTTGGGTAAAAATAAGACATGTGGAAATATTAGTGTGGATGATCTGGCCTATTTCCTAGAAGTTGCTGAAAAGGCTTCAAAAGCCTTCAAAGAGTCTCAGAATCAATCTGATAGTAAGGACTATGGAACTGAGGCATGGTCACCACAGAATTCCCAAAGAAGATATGACACTTTCAACACAGCCGGCTTCTTCGGAGAAATAGAAGTAGGTCTTGACACTATCCAGCTTCTTCAGCTCACACCCCTTttccataaagaaaatgaaatatcaaaAGAATCTATGGCAGAGTTTTTATCTGGAAAGGGGACCATCCTTTCAGACCCAAAAGGTGAATATTGTGTTGTTCTCAGCAAATTTACATCCCTTCTACAGAATTTACATTCAGATTTGGaaagatgttttcatttttttggtgATTATATGGGTTTTCTGAAACCAAGGAATACTCCAAAAGAATTGACAGAACTCTTACTAAGTAAGAAAGTCAGCCGCTGTTTCAAGAAATATGTAGAACTTTTCTGCCATTTAGATACCAACTTGGTACAGGGCAAAGAAGATCTGTTACTTCAAAAGGAGAACTGTAGGAAGCGCATACAAGCTTGGCGAGCAGATACATTTTCAGGACTCCTTGAATATCTTAATCCAAATCACAAAGAAGCTAACAACATAGAAAATATAGTGGGAAACTATACCTTCCTATTACAGGATATCCTAAACAAGCAACTGTCAAAGGTGCTGACCAAGGACATACAAAATTTCATTTTGGCCAACATTATTCTCAGTTGTCTAAAGCCCAGTTCCAAGTATATCTTGCCATTTAGCACACTGAAAAAAAAGCTCAGAGAGGTCCTGCAGATTGTGGGGCTAACTCATTCATATCCTGATCCTTATTTCTTGGCCTGCCTCCTATTCTGGCCAGAAAACAAAGAGCTAGATGAAGACTCCACACTAATAGAAAAGTATGTCTCATCCTTGAATCGATCCTTCAGGAGACAGTACAAGCACATGTGTAGGTCCAGGCAGCCAAGCACACTCTTCTACCTGGGGCAGAAGAAGGGTCTTAACAGTCTTGTTCATAAGGCTGAAATCGAGCGCTACTTCAGTGAAGTGCAAGATTCAAATTCCTTCTGGCACAGTGGAGTAGTGTGGGAAAAAAGAGAGGTCAAAGACCTCCTACGCCTGCTGGATGGCCAGGCTGAAGGCAAACTAATCTCACTAGAATATGGAACagaggcaaaaataaaaataccagtgACTTCTGTGTATTCAGCTCCACTCAGAAGTGGAAGGAACATAGAGAGAGTGTCCTTCTACCTAGGATTTTCCATTGAGGGTCCTCTGGCATATGGCATAAAAGTGATCTAA